The following are encoded in a window of Brevibacillus ruminantium genomic DNA:
- a CDS encoding two-component system sensor histidine kinase NtrB, which produces MRKRIRKHLSSLAPGLAANTYDLLSDHNRISALILEERSYTLSLLETFILALAEYIETGDRQRVVQQSREIALFRSKQGIALACILERVRVCRDSLLEQIRRDTHRLIFTEEERLGLYQIQMDLFQFVDTLIDVFIQTYEEDEEQRKQLEMQANSLTKEDFSQVAEQELVQLVLQSTDIAVLIIDRNLRIIEANYSFAELQQVERAQIIGKNIDETFRPRENERFVQWVIERGQSGHYVADTNGTLTTVSTSPIYHQGELWGAISVLRNITDSKRYEDELTKREALAAVGQLAAGMAHEIRNPLTSIKGFIQLLKEQTENAQNSSYFSVILTEIERIDGLLNDVLVLARYRDDKISAERFLLMDEVLGVIRLLEPESNRRGIRLELDWSGDEWYIYGFRARIKQAVLNILKNAMEALVMKGSTVRISVYASINQVVLTVEDDGPGLEEKVLKNLFIPFYTKKPDGTGLGLSTTQRIILDHGGEIFAENSSRLGGARFEVRLPISN; this is translated from the coding sequence GTGAGAAAACGAATAAGAAAACACTTATCAAGTCTGGCGCCTGGACTGGCAGCCAACACATACGATTTACTATCTGACCACAATCGCATTTCGGCCTTGATACTAGAAGAACGCTCGTATACACTGTCTCTTTTGGAAACGTTCATTTTGGCTCTCGCGGAGTATATCGAAACAGGGGACAGGCAGAGAGTGGTGCAGCAGTCCAGGGAAATCGCATTGTTTCGCTCCAAGCAAGGCATTGCACTGGCATGTATACTGGAACGGGTACGTGTATGCCGAGACTCGTTGCTGGAACAGATTCGAAGAGATACGCACCGACTCATATTTACAGAGGAAGAACGACTGGGTTTGTATCAAATTCAAATGGACCTCTTCCAATTCGTAGATACGCTGATCGATGTGTTTATCCAAACCTACGAAGAGGATGAGGAACAGCGAAAACAGCTGGAGATGCAAGCGAATTCCTTAACCAAAGAGGACTTTTCCCAAGTGGCGGAGCAGGAGCTGGTGCAGCTTGTCCTGCAATCCACGGATATCGCCGTCCTGATCATCGATCGAAATCTGCGGATAATCGAGGCGAACTATTCATTTGCCGAGCTTCAACAGGTGGAGAGGGCACAGATCATTGGGAAAAATATAGATGAAACATTTCGGCCCAGAGAAAACGAAAGATTCGTACAGTGGGTGATTGAAAGAGGACAATCAGGTCACTATGTGGCTGACACCAACGGGACCTTGACAACCGTCAGTACAAGCCCTATCTACCATCAGGGAGAATTATGGGGAGCGATTTCGGTTCTCCGAAATATTACAGACAGCAAGCGCTATGAGGATGAGCTGACCAAGCGCGAAGCTTTGGCTGCCGTTGGACAGCTGGCAGCTGGCATGGCTCATGAAATTCGAAATCCACTGACGTCTATCAAAGGATTTATCCAACTTTTGAAGGAACAGACTGAAAATGCGCAGAATAGCTCTTATTTTTCGGTGATATTAACGGAAATTGAAAGAATCGATGGTCTTCTGAATGATGTCCTTGTGCTGGCTCGATATCGGGACGATAAAATCAGTGCAGAGCGCTTCTTGCTGATGGACGAGGTATTGGGTGTCATACGTCTGCTTGAGCCGGAATCCAACCGGCGCGGTATTCGCTTGGAACTGGATTGGTCTGGAGATGAATGGTACATATACGGTTTTCGTGCACGCATCAAGCAGGCAGTTCTGAATATTCTCAAGAATGCAATGGAGGCTCTGGTTATGAAGGGCTCAACCGTTCGCATCTCTGTCTATGCTTCGATCAACCAGGTGGTTTTGACTGTGGAAGATGATGGTCCGGGTCTGGAAGAAAAGGTACTGAAAAATCTATTCATCCCGTTCTACACGAAAAAACCGGACGGGACTGGCCTTGGCCTGTCCACCACACAGCGCATCATCCTGGACCACGGAGGAGAAATTTTCGCAGAGAATTCCTCTCGATTGGGAGGTGCCCGGTTTGAGGTGCGACTCCCAATCTCGAATTGA
- a CDS encoding cytochrome c biogenesis CcdA family protein, which yields MSGNLSVFLAFGAGFLSFISPCCLPLYPSFVSYITGITMDEVKKGRAVFQRQALLHTLFFILGFSIVFIALGLSTSWLGNLFASQKDLIRQLGGILLVIIGLVMLQVFKMDWMMKTWKVDLKSRPIGYTGSVLVGITYAAGWTPCVGPILSGIIILGVNDPGMALSYTLAYTAGFAIPFFAMTFFISKVKAFMKYSDRLMKVGGALMILFGILLYTNKMTDITQVLIKLYGGFTGF from the coding sequence ATGAGTGGAAACCTATCTGTTTTTTTAGCCTTTGGTGCTGGCTTTCTCTCTTTTATTTCGCCATGCTGCCTTCCTTTGTACCCATCTTTTGTTTCTTACATCACAGGAATTACCATGGACGAAGTCAAGAAGGGAAGAGCCGTATTTCAAAGACAGGCACTTCTCCACACCCTGTTTTTTATTCTCGGTTTCTCGATTGTATTTATCGCTTTGGGGCTATCCACATCCTGGCTGGGAAACCTTTTTGCTTCACAAAAGGATTTAATTCGCCAGTTAGGGGGCATATTACTGGTGATAATCGGTTTGGTCATGCTCCAAGTGTTTAAGATGGATTGGATGATGAAGACCTGGAAAGTGGACCTGAAATCACGGCCAATCGGGTATACAGGGTCCGTTTTGGTCGGCATCACGTATGCAGCCGGGTGGACGCCTTGTGTAGGACCGATCCTCTCGGGCATCATCATCCTTGGTGTGAATGACCCAGGAATGGCGCTTTCGTACACGCTGGCTTATACGGCTGGGTTTGCAATTCCTTTCTTCGCCATGACGTTCTTCATCAGCAAAGTCAAAGCGTTCATGAAGTATTCGGACCGTCTGATGAAGGTCGGGGGAGCACTGATGATTCTGTTCGGCATTTTGTTGTATACAAACAAAATGACAGATATCACCCAGGTCCTGATTAAACTGTACGGGGGCTTTACCGGATTTTAA
- a CDS encoding TlpA family protein disulfide reductase — MKRLWLAIIITVFTGAVIWQPSEETQAVEVKQKPEIGFAAPHFTLTGLDQQTYQVAGKREKPLVLNFWASWCGPCKMEAPDLRKLHEKYGQQIDFFGVNVTKNDSPEGAQAFVKQYELAFPIPMDITGEVANRYWIQAFPTTYLVDRQGIIRKKIIGMVDGATLETELKQLLEEKTGPLR, encoded by the coding sequence ATGAAAAGACTATGGCTCGCAATCATCATAACCGTGTTCACAGGAGCGGTCATTTGGCAGCCGTCGGAGGAAACGCAAGCTGTCGAGGTCAAACAAAAGCCGGAGATTGGGTTTGCCGCTCCGCATTTTACTTTGACCGGTTTAGACCAGCAAACGTATCAGGTTGCGGGAAAACGAGAAAAACCGTTGGTCCTCAATTTTTGGGCTTCCTGGTGCGGTCCTTGCAAGATGGAAGCGCCGGATCTTCGTAAACTGCATGAAAAATATGGACAACAGATTGACTTTTTCGGTGTGAATGTAACCAAAAACGACAGTCCAGAGGGTGCGCAGGCGTTCGTGAAGCAGTATGAGCTCGCCTTCCCGATCCCGATGGACATCACAGGAGAAGTCGCCAACCGCTACTGGATTCAGGCATTTCCCACCACGTATCTGGTGGATCGACAAGGGATTATTCGGAAAAAAATCATCGGCATGGTTGATGGTGCCACTCTGGAAACCGAGCTGAAACAGTTGTTGGAAGAAAAAACAGGACCGCTGCGCTAG
- a CDS encoding CapA family protein codes for MYQTRTERMKAKRKKRRKLLTMSLSTLIFTLFVLTACFLFFLGKGLMDKGEEPAQHAAPENTGDSQERAPSVTLSFVGDMIFTGHIETRLKEHGLDFPFVHTTSLFQQDDYTIANLETPITENGTPASQKEFVYKSSPEVVPAIKRAGVDLVNLANNHSMDQGVDGLLDTFRHLEENHIKYIGAGRDADRAYAPIYVEKNGMKLAFLGFSRVIPEVSWYAGKNKPGIAATYDPKLAVASIQEARSQADLVVVIAHWGKEREDYPVDHQIELARAYIDAGADLVIGGHPHVLQGFEQYNQKWIAYSLGNFIFTRSNEPKTWETMVLRATCTKERECDLTMIPFHAELGQAVPMNEENGHQLIKRIESISKDVQIFPNGRILPRSS; via the coding sequence ATGTATCAGACGAGAACGGAACGGATGAAAGCAAAGCGAAAGAAGAGACGCAAGCTGTTAACCATGTCATTGTCCACCCTGATTTTTACCCTGTTCGTTCTGACTGCCTGTTTTCTGTTTTTTCTAGGGAAAGGACTCATGGACAAAGGGGAAGAGCCAGCGCAGCATGCCGCTCCCGAAAACACGGGAGATAGTCAGGAGCGGGCACCCAGCGTTACACTTTCTTTTGTCGGTGATATGATTTTCACCGGACATATTGAGACCCGATTGAAGGAACATGGATTGGATTTTCCTTTCGTCCACACTACTTCGCTTTTTCAACAAGATGACTACACCATTGCCAATCTGGAAACGCCCATCACTGAGAATGGCACCCCGGCTTCTCAAAAGGAATTCGTCTACAAATCCTCGCCTGAAGTCGTTCCTGCCATAAAAAGAGCTGGTGTGGATCTGGTCAATTTGGCCAACAATCATTCGATGGATCAAGGTGTGGATGGGCTTCTCGATACCTTTCGTCACCTGGAAGAGAACCACATCAAATACATAGGTGCCGGACGAGATGCCGATCGGGCTTACGCACCGATCTATGTGGAGAAAAATGGAATGAAGCTGGCGTTTCTCGGTTTTAGCCGAGTCATTCCTGAGGTGAGTTGGTACGCCGGTAAAAACAAACCGGGTATTGCCGCTACATACGACCCCAAACTAGCGGTCGCTTCGATCCAAGAAGCCCGCTCACAAGCAGATCTGGTGGTCGTCATCGCTCACTGGGGAAAAGAACGGGAAGATTATCCGGTCGATCATCAGATCGAGCTGGCACGAGCTTACATCGACGCTGGCGCAGATCTGGTCATCGGTGGCCATCCTCATGTCCTGCAAGGCTTTGAACAGTACAACCAAAAATGGATTGCCTACAGTCTGGGCAATTTCATCTTTACCCGCTCCAATGAACCAAAAACCTGGGAAACCATGGTGCTGCGAGCCACCTGTACCAAGGAGCGAGAATGTGACCTCACGATGATTCCCTTCCACGCAGAACTGGGTCAGGCCGTGCCGATGAATGAAGAAAACGGACATCAATTGATCAAAAGAATCGAGTCCATCTCAAAAGACGTTCAGATTTTTCCAAACGGTCGTATCTTGCCTCGCTCCTCATAG
- a CDS encoding 2-phosphosulfolactate phosphatase: MFAQESYVCKVEWGKRGAREAAERGDITIVVDVLSFSSTVITALHHGAIIYPYPPPIGEKAKAYAKQFGAELLLGRVEAVRQGTPSLSPISYGPQDRGQSYVLCSLNGAHAAWLAADASFLLLGGLLNASAVAEHAHILHTMTGAGITVIPCGEHWQQGKPDENDLRPAIEDYLGAGAILCKLSGSKSPEAQVCEAAFLSSRPQLEAFIWDCGSGRELRELGFAEDVHHCSQLDAMQVVPWLNNDHFTPLLVSGGQQRAILY, encoded by the coding sequence ATGTTTGCTCAAGAATCGTATGTGTGCAAAGTGGAATGGGGAAAACGGGGGGCCAGAGAAGCAGCCGAGCGCGGGGATATTACCATCGTGGTGGATGTATTGAGCTTCTCTTCAACAGTCATTACCGCGCTTCACCATGGTGCGATCATCTATCCGTATCCTCCGCCCATTGGTGAAAAGGCGAAGGCATACGCCAAACAGTTCGGGGCCGAATTACTTCTCGGAAGGGTAGAGGCTGTCAGACAAGGCACCCCCTCTTTGTCACCGATTTCCTATGGGCCACAAGATCGGGGACAATCATATGTCCTCTGTTCTTTAAATGGTGCGCACGCGGCGTGGCTGGCGGCGGATGCTTCCTTTCTTTTGCTGGGCGGTTTGTTAAATGCATCAGCGGTAGCCGAGCATGCCCATATCCTGCATACCATGACGGGAGCTGGTATCACTGTCATTCCCTGCGGAGAGCATTGGCAGCAGGGAAAACCGGATGAAAATGATCTGCGGCCTGCAATTGAGGATTACCTGGGAGCGGGTGCGATCCTCTGCAAATTGTCGGGCAGTAAATCGCCAGAGGCACAGGTGTGCGAAGCTGCTTTTCTTTCATCAAGACCCCAGCTTGAAGCGTTCATTTGGGATTGCGGGAGTGGACGCGAGCTGAGAGAACTCGGCTTTGCAGAAGATGTTCACCACTGTTCGCAGCTGGATGCTATGCAGGTAGTTCCTTGGCTGAACAACGACCATTTTACTCCGTTGCTGGTATCTGGCGGGCAGCAGCGTGCTATATTATACTGA
- a CDS encoding YycC family protein: MRPLAISPETAVKLAEALQVPLERLMHMPQHILMQKMMELAKEEAEKKGSDE; this comes from the coding sequence ATGAGACCACTGGCCATTTCTCCAGAAACGGCAGTGAAGCTGGCAGAAGCCTTGCAAGTACCCCTGGAGAGACTAATGCATATGCCGCAGCACATTTTGATGCAAAAAATGATGGAGCTGGCGAAAGAAGAGGCAGAAAAAAAGGGATCAGACGAATAG
- a CDS encoding thioredoxin family protein: protein MSANVVGKFRSGVSPKAFIEGMNKNQEAFKEWYQAFTWENEEDREFFASLRHRDDLRCLILAAEWCGDVVRNVPVVLRALEETEMPTEIMIMEDHLDLMDQFLTMGGRAIPVVIFADTGGHVLAQWGPRPKHVQAVMTAFKQENPDRTAPDYDEKIKVARAEMLAQYGEGTGYQQVIIQELRNLLSSI, encoded by the coding sequence ATGTCTGCAAATGTAGTAGGCAAATTTAGAAGCGGCGTGTCGCCAAAGGCTTTCATCGAAGGCATGAACAAAAATCAGGAAGCATTCAAAGAGTGGTACCAGGCATTTACCTGGGAGAATGAAGAGGATCGGGAGTTTTTTGCTTCGCTGCGCCATCGTGACGACCTTCGCTGTTTGATCCTGGCGGCCGAGTGGTGCGGAGATGTGGTGCGCAACGTACCTGTCGTGCTGCGAGCATTGGAAGAAACCGAAATGCCAACGGAGATCATGATCATGGAAGATCATCTCGATCTGATGGATCAATTCCTGACCATGGGCGGCCGGGCTATTCCTGTTGTCATCTTTGCCGATACCGGTGGACACGTGCTGGCCCAATGGGGACCGCGTCCCAAACATGTGCAGGCCGTGATGACAGCATTTAAACAGGAGAATCCGGATCGTACCGCACCCGATTACGACGAGAAGATCAAGGTAGCCCGGGCTGAAATGCTCGCTCAATACGGAGAGGGCACAGGTTACCAACAAGTGATCATCCAGGAGCTGCGGAATTTGCTTTCCTCTATCTAA
- a CDS encoding tyrosine-type recombinase/integrase, whose translation MLNPIHFVTWCFILYFYTTPTSTWRKFPKRNGFDHIRLHDLRHTAATLLIEAGVNLKPVQERLGHTKYQTTVDFYAHVTKKVSREAVTKLDKFDPRKHSL comes from the coding sequence GTGCTGAACCCCATCCACTTCGTTACTTGGTGCTTTATCCTTTACTTCTACACCACGCCGACATCAACCTGGCGAAAATTCCCAAAAAGAAATGGTTTTGATCATATCCGTTTGCACGATTTACGGCATACAGCAGCTACACTCTTGATTGAAGCAGGCGTGAATTTAAAACCTGTCCAGGAGCGCCTCGGGCACACCAAGTATCAGACTACAGTAGATTTTTACGCACACGTCACTAAAAAAGTCTCCCGTGAAGCGGTTACGAAATTGGACAAGTTTGACCCCCGAAAACACTCACTATAA
- a CDS encoding YdcF family protein yields MDCFKAVSEFIFAEREHIFSHPDLVIYHPGHYAELNEQMIRFYKQEGFSKITLSSAPNRFMNGKSEYEMYKPILVDGGIPENDIIHITQGSTIDEIVRYSFQIPLQQSIQFKNVLLVGKAFFMRRFLLLGEKYAPEGSVLDVMGLTDNRGIEKNNWLDTEHGKNKVIGELEKISFLLKGAI; encoded by the coding sequence ATGGACTGTTTCAAAGCAGTCTCGGAATTTATTTTCGCAGAACGAGAGCACATATTTTCACATCCTGACCTTGTAATTTATCATCCTGGACATTATGCAGAATTAAATGAGCAAATGATTCGCTTTTATAAACAAGAAGGCTTTTCGAAAATTACTTTATCTTCCGCCCCCAATCGATTTATGAATGGAAAGTCAGAATATGAGATGTACAAACCCATCCTTGTAGATGGCGGCATTCCTGAAAATGACATCATTCACATTACGCAAGGAAGCACCATCGACGAAATTGTAAGATACTCATTTCAAATTCCTCTTCAGCAATCCATACAGTTCAAGAATGTTCTTCTAGTCGGAAAAGCCTTTTTTATGAGACGCTTCTTATTGCTGGGTGAAAAGTATGCTCCCGAAGGTTCCGTTCTTGATGTAATGGGGCTTACTGATAATAGAGGCATTGAAAAAAATAACTGGTTGGACACTGAACATGGAAAAAATAAAGTTATCGGTGAACTGGAAAAAATCTCATTCTTGCTGAAAGGGGCTATTTAA
- a CDS encoding Ig-like domain-containing protein, producing MDQNIVYQGPFDFSPFFKDPYGDPLTYSIAIADSSIAQVSINSSTGIAYIRPLKVGKTTITITASGEKSGVAFFTFTFSVYED from the coding sequence ATGGATCAAAATATAGTTTACCAAGGGCCATTTGATTTTTCGCCCTTCTTTAAAGACCCATATGGTGATCCTCTAACTTATTCCATTGCTATAGCTGACAGTAGTATTGCTCAAGTATCCATTAACAGTTCAACTGGTATTGCTTACATCAGACCACTAAAAGTGGGTAAAACTACTATTACTATTACAGCAAGTGGTGAAAAAAGCGGTGTAGCATTCTTTACATTCACTTTTAGCGTTTATGAAGATTAA
- a CDS encoding DUF4179 domain-containing protein — protein MSNKNINRLFEALTPKNEQKEKMFHNILVRSQNESKRHRGFTPVKRLRFAVLSAVLMVCLTTTAFAAAYMGLDKTFLNFLNPVDNEQAQYLSNGAYVVDKQVANENGTLTIKQVIGDSNLTYVLMDFTAPEGTVLHADRYRFGDTTISSKLGGYSIGYHVLDDGNPKDNKISLVMNIQTKKSLAGQTLHFTFKDLQAADPGPRGLFNETVIPGSWETAFKLDFKEYSNLYQIDQNITMFGYQAELKTISISPISISLKIESSTLSEIFEAADSLRKTGENESLDNFPITINYKDGTSETTRIFTGSTSADYLTNQMLTIKKFKNVINDKEIASIVFFDKEFPIHN, from the coding sequence TTGAGTAACAAAAATATCAATCGGCTTTTTGAAGCTCTTACGCCAAAAAACGAACAAAAAGAAAAAATGTTTCATAACATTTTAGTGCGAAGCCAGAATGAAAGTAAAAGACACAGAGGATTTACTCCCGTGAAACGTTTAAGATTTGCAGTACTGTCTGCTGTCTTGATGGTTTGTCTAACTACAACAGCTTTCGCTGCGGCATATATGGGATTAGATAAAACATTTTTAAATTTCCTTAATCCAGTAGATAATGAGCAGGCACAATATTTGTCAAATGGCGCTTATGTGGTTGACAAACAAGTGGCAAACGAGAATGGCACACTGACCATTAAGCAAGTGATCGGCGACAGTAATCTGACCTATGTTTTAATGGACTTTACTGCCCCGGAAGGTACTGTTTTACATGCAGACCGATACCGTTTTGGTGATACAACGATTAGCTCAAAACTAGGGGGTTATAGTATCGGATATCATGTGCTGGACGATGGAAATCCTAAAGACAATAAAATTAGTTTGGTTATGAATATCCAGACCAAAAAGTCACTAGCGGGCCAAACGCTTCATTTCACATTCAAAGATTTACAAGCAGCAGATCCGGGTCCGAGAGGGCTTTTTAATGAAACAGTTATACCGGGTTCTTGGGAAACAGCTTTTAAGCTGGATTTCAAGGAGTATTCTAACCTTTATCAGATCGATCAAAACATTACCATGTTTGGTTATCAAGCAGAATTAAAAACAATCTCCATCTCGCCAATTTCCATTTCTTTAAAGATCGAAAGCAGCACTTTGAGCGAAATTTTCGAAGCCGCCGACAGCTTAAGGAAAACTGGTGAAAATGAATCTTTGGATAACTTCCCTATCACGATAAACTATAAAGATGGCACCTCAGAAACGACAAGGATTTTTACCGGATCAACTTCGGCGGATTATCTAACGAACCAAATGCTTACGATCAAAAAATTTAAAAATGTGATAAATGATAAGGAAATCGCATCTATCGTATTTTTTGATAAAGAATTTCCGATTCACAACTGA
- a CDS encoding RNA polymerase sigma factor codes for MESNSLLRTDKELAELYQRHADLVYRLCYIYLKNPVDAEDAVQSVFVKLIKSQLVFNDHEHEKAWLTVTTRNYCKDVLKNWWKTRRVALDSLPEVSSWNGNESSGKVLARLLSLPEKYKTVLYLYYFEEYSVKEISEMLGHKESTIQTQLSRGRKLLKIDLGGNYLE; via the coding sequence ATGGAGAGCAATTCTTTATTGCGTACGGATAAAGAATTAGCCGAACTATATCAACGGCATGCAGATCTAGTTTACAGGTTGTGCTATATCTATTTGAAAAATCCCGTTGATGCAGAAGACGCTGTTCAATCTGTATTTGTAAAACTAATCAAATCTCAATTGGTTTTCAATGACCACGAGCATGAAAAAGCGTGGTTGACAGTAACCACCAGAAATTACTGTAAAGACGTTCTAAAAAATTGGTGGAAAACCCGTCGTGTTGCTTTAGACTCTTTACCGGAAGTTTCTTCTTGGAATGGTAATGAGTCATCGGGGAAAGTGCTTGCAAGACTGCTTTCACTTCCCGAAAAATACAAAACAGTTTTGTATCTTTACTATTTCGAGGAGTACTCGGTAAAAGAAATATCAGAGATGTTAGGACACAAAGAAAGCACGATCCAAACACAACTATCTAGAGGCCGAAAGCTCCTTAAAATTGACTTGGGAGGGAATTACCTTGAGTAA
- a CDS encoding GNAT family N-acetyltransferase, giving the protein MNLILKEVTSENWEECIELEPREDQKQFIASNLYSLAQSKFLPNFETLAVYNDEIMVGFVMFGIDPDDSQYWIYRLMIDSSHQGKGYGIETMKQVIDRIKAKPVPTDIMVAYHPENKAAASLYEKLGFKVLGKAPWGEIMTRLSNVD; this is encoded by the coding sequence GTGAACCTTATCCTAAAGGAAGTAACTTCTGAAAACTGGGAAGAATGTATTGAGTTAGAGCCCCGTGAAGATCAAAAACAGTTTATCGCCTCAAATCTATATTCCTTGGCACAGTCAAAATTTTTACCAAATTTCGAAACACTTGCCGTGTACAATGATGAAATAATGGTTGGATTTGTGATGTTTGGGATAGATCCTGACGATTCGCAATACTGGATTTATAGACTTATGATCGATTCCAGTCACCAAGGCAAAGGTTACGGTATTGAAACCATGAAACAAGTAATTGACAGAATAAAAGCAAAGCCTGTTCCCACAGATATTATGGTAGCCTATCACCCTGAAAACAAAGCTGCTGCCTCTCTTTATGAAAAACTAGGATTTAAAGTTCTTGGTAAAGCTCCATGGGGCGAAATTATGACACGTCTTTCAAATGTTGATTAA
- a CDS encoding hemoblobin-interacting domain-containing protein has protein sequence MPALTGVTKGTYIFEITFEDNPDWREKITHVFNKTLNRMIVSDDITTTDQGKVTITQRGYVYDPGMYEFVIYAAGYNVALVNIEVPVPKAPPALSGKVLDERKFEITFEDDPEWRESITDVYDKTSGWWLGTSRVNKTENGKIILDVGKINKPEYEFSIEADGYEYVVVRIIVD, from the coding sequence TATCTTTGAGATCACCTTTGAAGACAATCCCGATTGGCGTGAGAAGATTACCCATGTCTTCAATAAAACCCTTAATAGAATGATAGTGAGTGATGATATCACAACAACCGATCAAGGAAAGGTTACGATCACTCAACGAGGATATGTCTATGATCCTGGCATGTACGAGTTTGTTATCTACGCTGCAGGATATAATGTCGCATTGGTAAATATTGAAGTTCCAGTGCCAAAAGCGCCACCTGCTTTGTCAGGAAAGGTTCTGGATGAGAGAAAGTTTGAAATTACTTTTGAGGATGATCCAGAGTGGCGTGAAAGTATCACAGATGTATACGATAAAACCTCCGGCTGGTGGCTCGGAACATCCAGAGTAAACAAAACAGAAAACGGGAAGATCATCCTTGATGTCGGAAAAATCAATAAGCCGGAGTATGAGTTTTCCATTGAGGCCGATGGTTATGAGTATGTCGTAGTAAGAATCATAGTCGATTGA